A DNA window from Gorilla gorilla gorilla isolate KB3781 chromosome 19, NHGRI_mGorGor1-v2.1_pri, whole genome shotgun sequence contains the following coding sequences:
- the LOC129528011 gene encoding collagen alpha-2(I) chain, with translation MSRATRRGALPRLRRGEQAAKMPGRCVGPSRSGRGVRRPWGKRRGAGTSRGRGARRRAKSSEWETRCVSADRPQGCQRPWGTRQAAETADAAGANEALGAPGTPGSIEAARDPGAVWVNGAVGEPEVVGPAGAVWVTGSGEEETEDRSPRGCERKGRPGSLGHESILHLWLKVQAMRAASGCGEGSRVELHPVPAGEGPVERGVPGRASWVETSRGGLTGPWVKGQARGIPRAPSGPTALGLGAAYERALGFCGQGQAGRVPPSVSVPGALASSSEMAPHLWRGEAVGVPGTGEEIGYGLVSGPCEKEQTVGEPGTVGWPGAVGAPRAVEGELGCGGAAGLWGRGQSPQIPGALTHEAVCGATPGVWGRGQAVGVSDAVEEEPTSVGAAGVCYRRQAVEETDSVGMPGPWGTGYSVGVPCATEEETRCGGDPGFRERGQPVWVETGSGGAPGSRGAAQTAESSCPGEQAAGSGGAPGLWGIEQATGVPRALGKDTGCVSVPGLWGAGQMVGVPQAVVVPGALGEELSHSGALGLWDGQQALGGPPAEAVPGLGEETCSGNVLSPWERRQAVGEPESLGPPAVGVPGSVDQEAGCGDVACQCGRRQAVGVSETVGIPRAADVPRQGCATAGVLMAMGVPGSGKVPARVPAAVWASGPVCQEGSSRDILNLWERTRAARISVASRGPVAREELWSGGEESVASGGPVAQEELWSGGEESVASGGHVAREKLWSGGEDCGSGAFPGPWGRRQTIGVPMVPEGPGPVGETDSGGIPRPWGQRQRVRAPVATEVLLAPRVPGSVELEPGAGGFSGLSGRQQTAGMPGTVGLSAASGVPVAPRVPRPVQEETGSELWGERETVGEPADAKGPTRMEVPTSTRMPGPMVEKTGSGGVSGLLGGRQTTGVSMAVGLPGSVGEGTIFEHVSGLSGRRQTAGRPVAARGSMAVGVPTAPGLPGPMVGDTGSGDDGSGIWGRRLATEGPTAARVPGPVEGETGSEGVSGLWRRRHGGAIPEAGRVPLPLGVLAAVGAPMAGRAPAAVWVTGSSGAEADMGVSGLTVLRRRSTGGVGASEDETGGGNILGLAGGSQAVGTSHTCVPGARLWSYPRSVGEETAYENALGMSGTRTAVGVPPVSREEIGLGHFRDHLQPSGRRLAGGVSAVRVRGSNLGESYVGEARLRGPFQ, from the coding sequence ATGAGCCGGGCGACTCGCCGTGGGGCCTTGCCCAGGCTGCGCCGGGGCGAGCAGGCGGCTAAGATGCCGGGTCGCTGCGTGGGGCCCAGCAGGTCGGGGCGGGGAGTTCGGCGGCCGTGGGGGAAGAGACGGGGCGCGGGGACGTCTCGAGGCCGTGGAGCAAGGCGCCGGGCGAAGTCCTCGGAGTGGGAGACGCGCTGTGTGAGTGCAGACAGGCCACAGGGCTGTCAGCGGCCATGGGGGACGAGACAAGCGGCGGAGACAGCCGACGCCGCCGGGGCGAATGAGGCTTTGGGAGCTCCTGGGACCCCAGGCTCCATCGAGGCTGCAAGGGACCCTGGGGCTGTGTGGGTGAACGGGGCTGTGGGGGAGCCCGAGGTAGTGGGGCCTGCCGGGGCTGTGTGGGTGACCGGGTCTGGGGAGGAGGAGACCGAAGATAGAAGTCCCCGGGGCTGCGAGAGAAAAGGTCGCCCGGGATCTCTGGGCCATGAGAGCATTCTGCACCTGTGGCTGAAGGTGCAGGCTATGAGGGCCGCCTCGGGATGTGGGGAAGGAAGTAGAGTCGAGCTCCATCCCGTGCCTGCAGGAGAGGGACCTGTCGAAAGGGGTGTTCCTGGCCGAGCTTCCTGGGTAGAGACAAGCCGCGGCGGTCTTACAGGACCCTGGGTGAAGGGACAGGCAAGGGGGATCCCTCGGGCCCCCTCAGGGCCCACAGCTCTGGGCTTAGGGGCAGCTTATGAGAGAGCCTTAGGCTTCTGTGGACAGGGACAGGCTGGGAGGGTGCCTCCTTCTGTAAGTGTGCCTGGGGCTTTGGCGTCAAGTTCTGAAATGGCCCCGCACCTGTGGAGGGGAGAAGCTGTGGGGGTTCCTGGGACTGGGGAGGAGATAGGCTATGGGCTTGTCTCAGGCCCTTGTGAAAAAGAACAGACTGTGGGCGAGCCTGGGACCGTGGGGTGGCCTGGGGCTGTGGGAGCGCCCAGAGCCGTGGAGGGAGAGCTCGGCTGTGGGGGTGCTGCAGGTCTGTGGGGGAGAGGACAGTCCCCGCAGATTCCTGGGGCTCTGACACATGAAGCAGTCTGTGGGGCCACCCCTGGCGTATGGGGGAGGGGACAGGCTGTGGGGGTGTCCGATGCTGTGGAGGAGGAGCCTACTTCTGTGGGTGCCGCAGGTGTGTGTTACAGGAGACAGGCTGTGGAGGAGACAGACTCTGTGGGCATGCCCGGCCCGTGGGGCACAGGATACTCTGTTGGGGTGCCGTGTGCTACTGAAGAGGAAACTAGATGTGGAGGTGACCCAGGGTTCAGGGAAAGGGGACAGCCTGTGTGGGTGGAGACAGGCTCTGGGGGTGCTCCAGGGTCACGGGGAGCGGCACAGACTGCAGAGTCATCATGTCCTGGGGAGCAGGCAGCAGGTTCTGGGGGTGCCCCAGGCCTGTGGGGGATAGAACAGGCTACAGGGGTACCCAGGGCCTTGGGGAAGGACACGGGCTGTGTGAGTGTCCCAGGGCTGTGGGGAGCGGGACAGATGGTAGGGGTGCCCCAGGCTGTGGTGGTACCTGGAGCCCTGGGAGAAGAGCTGAGCCACAGCGGGGCCCTGGGCCTGTGGGACGGACAGCAAGCTCTTGGGGGGCCCCCAGCCGAGGCAGTGCCTGGGCTTGGAGAGGAGACCTGTAGTGGGAATGTTCTGAGCCCGTGGGAAAGGAGGCAGGCTGTGGGGGAGCCAGAGAGTCTGGGGCCTCCAGCTGTAGGGGTCCCTGGGTCAGTGGATCAGGAGGCTGGCTGTGGAGATGTTGCATGTCAGTGTGGGAGGAGGCAGGCTGTGGGGGTGTCTGAGACGGTGGGCATACCCAGGGCAGCAGATGTGCCCCGGCAGGGGTGTGCCACAGCAGGGGTCCTCATGGCAATGGGTGTGCCCGGCTCTGGAAAGGTGCCTGCCAGAGTGCCTGCTGCTGTGTGGGCGTCTGGCCCTGTGTGTCAGGAAGGCAGCTCTAGAGACATTTTGAACCTGTGGGAAAGGACTCGGGCTGCCAGAATATCTGTGGCTTCGAGGGGACCCGTGGCTCGGGAGGAGCTGTGGTCTGGCGGGGAGGAATCCGTGGCTTCAGGGGGACCCGTGGCTCAGGAGGAGCTGTGGTCAGGCGGGGAGGAATCCGTGGCTTCAGGGGGACACGTGGCTCGGGAGAAGCTGTGGTCTGGCGGGGAGGATTGTGGTTCTGGGGCCTTCCCGGGCCCATGGGGGAGGAGACAGACTATTGGGGTTCCTATGGTGCCTGAGGGGCCTGGGCCTGTGGGGGAGACTGACTCTGGGGGTATTCCAAGACCCTGGGGACAGAGACAGAGGGTCAGGGCTCCTGTGGCCACCGAAGTCCTTCTGGCTCCTAGGGTGCCTGGTTCTGTGGAGCTGGAGCCTGGTGCTGGAGGCTTTTCAGGCTTGTCAGGGAGGCAGCAAACTGCAGGAATGCCTGGCACTGTGGGGCTGTCTGCAGCTAGTGGGGTGCCCGTGGCTCCCAGGGTGCCTAGGCCTGTGCAAGAGGAAACTGGCTCAGAATTGTGGGGTGAAAGAGAGACAGTGGGCGAACCTGCAGATGCCAAGGGTCCCACAAGGATGGAGGTGCCCACCTCGACCAGGATGCCTGGGCCCATGGTGGAGAAGACTGGCTCTGGGGGTGTCTCAGGCTTGTTGGGAGGCAGACAGACTACAGGAGTGTCCATGGCTGTGGGGCTGCCGGGGTCTGTGGGGGAGGGGACCATCTTTGAGCATGTCTCTGGCCTGTCTGGAAGAAGGCAGACTGCTGGGAGGCCTGTGGCTGCTAGAGGTTCCATGGCCGTGGGAGTGCCCACAGCTCCCGGGCTTCCTGGGCCAATGGTAGGGGATACTGGCTCTGGGGATGACGGCTCAGGCATATGGGGAAGGAGACTGGCCACTGAGGGGCCCACAGCTGCCAGGGTTCCTGGACCTGTGGAGGGGGAGACGGGCTCTGAAGGTGTCTCAGGCCTGTGGAGAAGGAGACACGGTGGAGCCATTCCCGAGGCCGGGAGggtgcctctgcctctgggggTGCTTGCAGCTGTAGGAGCTCCCATGGCAGGGCGTGCGCCTGCTGCGGTGTGGGTGACTGGGTCCTCAGGAGCAGAAGCGGACATGGGTGTCTCAGGTCTGACCGTGCTGAGGAGACGGTCCACAGGGGGAGTGGGGGCTTcagaggatgagacaggaggtggGAATATTTTGGGACTGGCCGGGGGCAGCCAGGCTGTGGGGACATCTCACACCTGTGTGCCTGGGGCCAGGTTATGGAGCTATCCAAGGTCTGTGGGGGAAGAAACAGCCTATGAGAATGCTCTAGGCATGTCAGGGACAAGAACAGCTGTGGGGGTACCCCCAGTTTCAAGGGAGGAAATAGGCCTTGGCCATTTCAGAGACCACCTACAGCCAAGTGGGAGGAGGCTGGCTGGAGGAGTGTCTGCAGTCAGAGTGAGAGGGAGCAATTTGGGAGAGAGTTATGTGGGGGAGGCTAGATTGAGGGGGCCGTTCCAGTAG
- the TXNDC17 gene encoding thioredoxin domain-containing protein 17, producing the protein MARYKEVSVSGFEEFHRAVEQHNGKTIFAYFTGSKDAGGKSWCPDCVQAEPVVREGLKHISEGCVFIYCQVGEKPYWKDPNNDFRKNLKVTAVPTLLKYGTPQKLVESECLQANLVEMLFSED; encoded by the exons ATGGCCCGCTATAAGGAGGTGAGCGTGTCCGGCTTCGAGGAGTTCCACCGGGCCGTGGAACAGCACAATGGCAAGACCATTTTCGCCTACTTTACGGGTTCTAAGGACGCCGGGGGGAAAAGCTGGTGCCCCGACTGCGTGCAGG ctgaaccAGTCGTACGAGAGGGGCTGAAGCACATTAGTGAAGGATGTGTGTTCATCTACTGCCAAGTAGGAGAAAAGCCTTA ttGGAAAGATCCAAATAATGACTTCAGAAAAAACTTGAAAGTAACAGCAGTGCCTACACTACTTAAGTATGGAACA CCTCAAAAACTGGTAGAATCTGAGTGTCTTCAGGCCAACCTGGTGGAAATGTTGTTCTCTGAAGATTAA